Part of the Caulifigura coniformis genome, CACTGAACGTGGTCCTGGTCCGCAGTGGCAGCCAGACGATCCTGATCGATGCAGGACTGGGCTCGGATCCGAATCTGAATCTGCCGAAGGCGGGTCGGACGATTGAGCGACTGGAGGCCGCCGGGATCGATCTGGCCTCTGTGACGGATGTCGTGCTGACGCACCTGCACATGGACCACATCGGGGGACTCCTCGTCGCCGGGATCAAGGAGCGGCTGCGGCCACACTTGCGAATTCATCTCGCGGCAGCGGAGGCTGAATTCTGGGAGTCGCCCGATTTCTCGCACACATCGATGCCTGCTGGTTTTCCGGATGCACTGCGCAGTGCCGCCAGGCGGTTCCTGCACGAGTACCGCGGCAATCTGCATCCGTTCGAGAACGAGTACGACGTGGCCCCAGGCGTTATGGTCCAGCGCACCGGCGGCCACACGCCAGGGCACAGCGTCGTCCGACTTGCGTCCAAAGGCAACCGGCTCACCTTCGCCGGTGACGCCGTGTTCCAGGTCGGCTTTGAACATCCTGGTTGGTTCAACGGGTTCGAACACGATCCCGAAGAGGCGGCCCGCGTCAGAGTCAAACTCTTGCGGGAACTCGCAGCGAACCGCGAGCCGCTTGTGGCGACACATCTCTCCTTTCCGTCAGTGTGCCACGTGGCGGTGGACGGTGACGCATTCCGTTGGGTTCCCGGCCCATGGGAATACTAGATGCTGACTGGGTCAGGCCCGAACGAGTCGTCGCACACGCTCCGGGATCCGCAGCGCGGGTTCAGGTAAGTGAGACGACTCGTTCGGCGGAGGGCTGAGGAACACCTGATCTGTAAGCGTGGATCGCCCGACCAGGCCGCGGACGGCTCCCCGAATCTTGGCGTCCACTTCAGTCTGAAGGGAGCGTGATCGATGGATGTCTACGAGGCGGTCGCGAGTCGACGGTCGGTGCGTGGATTCACCGATCAGCCTGTTCCTGACGATGTGCTGGAGCGAGTTCTTACTGCAGCCGCAATGGCCCCGTCCGGATCGAACATCCAACCCTGGCGGATCTACGTACTGACAGGCGAGCGGCTCACACAGCTCAAGAAAGCTGCCGTTGAACGAGTGGCGGCCGGCGATCCCTGGGACAGTCGGGAGTTCGCGATGTACCCGGAATCGTTGAAGTCCCCGTACACGGAACGACGCTCTGAATTCGGAAAGGAACGATACAACGCACTCGGAATTGATCGAGAAGACTGGGGCGCACGTCAGCGGGCAGCGATCGGAAACTGGAACTGCTTCGGGGCGACGACCGCTCTCTTCTGCTATATCGATCGCGACCTCGGCCGGCCGCAATGGGCTGACGTCGGGATGTACCTGCAGACAGTGATGTTGCTGCTGCGTGCTGAGGGCTTGCACAGTTGCCCTCAAATGGCGTGGTCGCAGGTTCGCAAATCGGTCGCAGAGATCGTGTCGCCTCCAGCGGACCTCATACTGTTCTGCGGAATGTCAATCGGCTACGAGGACTCCGCGGTGGACTATGTACGCATCGGCCGGGCGCCGCTCCAGGAAACGGTCACATTCGTTAGACACTGATCTGCCCTTCCTTTAACGGCTCCACATTCCGTTGTACTCCGCTTTGACCGGCGCGGTCGCTGCCACTGTCGTTCAGGGAGCAACGCTGACTGCTGTCCCGAATTCCTTCCCGATCCGCAGCAGATGGCCCTCCGTTCGAACGAAGAGGCTCCGATGGGCGATCGCCGGAGTCGAGTAGACGCCCTCGCCGAGACCATTCTTTGAAAGAACCTCGAAAGTCTTTCCGTTAGCGATCACGGTGCATGTACCAGAGTCCTCGAAGAAGTAAATGCGGTCTTCTGCCGCGACTGGCGAACTGTAGACCGGTCCCGTTCTTCGAGCTGTCATCAGGGAGCGACCGGTGCGCGGATCCAGGCAAGTGTAAACGCCGGTGTCACTCAGAATATGGAGATAGTCGCCCAGCAGGATTGGTGTCGGGACGTAGGGCATCTGTCGCTCGTTGCGCCAGGCGACGAACTCTTCCGAGATTTCTCCACGGCCGCCGAGTTTGACGGCCATGGCCTTCTTCTCCGGAGAGCCGCCGAAGCTGAAGACCATTCCATGACCGACTGAGGGCGTGCTGACGAACTTCTCAGCTGGACCGGCGATCGACCAGATCGGTTCTCCGGTTGCAGGGTTCAGGGCGACGGTTTGCGAAGCCCCGGTCAGGATGAGTTGCAGTTCGCCGTCGTGCTGCGTCAGCAGGGGTGTCGAGAACGATCGCAGGTTGATCGACGGCTTGTAGCGCCAGATCTCGTCACCCGTCATCGTATTCAGCAGGACGACGAAGGCCTCGCCGTCCTGCTGACCATTGATGATCACTCCATTGCCGAATACGACGGGGCTGGCGGCGAAGCCGTGCTGGGAGTGAAACGTCCCCGGAGACTTCGACCACAGGATGCGGCCCTCGAGGTCAAGAGCGACAACCTGCATTGCACGGTCGTCGACGAAGACCGCAAAGATGCGCTGCCCATCACAAGCCGGCGTGCTGGAGGCGGCGGTGTTGAACTTGTGCATGTCTCCGGTTTCGCCGCGGTGGACGACGGTGTTCCAGCGGACGACGCCAGAGGAAGCATCGATGGCAAGGACCCGGCGTGTCTGGTCGAAGACGTCCGCCAGGGTGATGACGACGTAATCACCGATGACGATCGGGGACGACCTTCCTCCGCCGGGAAGAGAAGTCTTCCAGGCGATGTTCTCATTCGGTGACCAGCTGATAGGGACGCCGGTTTCAGTTGAGACCCCGTCGCCTTTTTGACCGCGCCAGGAGGGCCAGTCGCCGGCGCTGGTGGTACTCGTGATCGCGAGCAGCAGGCACGGAATCGTAGTGCGGAGGCTCATTTCGGATGCCCGGTGAGCAGTGATGGCGAGGGAACGTTCAACGGGTTGTTGGACTTGCCGATCCATGATTCGATTGTTCGAGCCGCCGGATGTCGGCATTGAGACGCTCGGAGACGGCCCGTTGAGTGGCGAGGGCGGCCTCGGTGGCTTTGACGGCCGCATCGGCGAGTGCGGCGGAGTGCCGCAATTCGGCCAGGCGGTCCCCGGCAAGTCCGATCGATTGAGCCGCATTCTCGATCGCAGGCGTGGACTTCGAGGTGTCGTTGACGGCGATGGCGGCCGTTTGCAACTGCGAACGGCGGATCGGAGCCTTCGCAATTGAGGGAATTGCTGCCGCGACTGGAATCTGAAGTGACGAGCGATCGGCCTGGTCGTTGAGGCCAATGACCTCGACGCCTCCAGAAGCACTGGCAGCGATCACGCGGGAGTCCGTTGCGGCAACTTCAACGGCTTCACCGTTGAATGGAAGCGTGGCGACAAGTGTGAGAGAGCTGTTCAGGACGGCGATGGCATTCTGGCGACCGCCGAGACAAACGCGGCCCGAAGCGTTGGTGGTAGCGGAGAGGATTGGACCGATGCCGATGTTGGTTACGGACTTCGATGAGCCGTCGTGCATGTTCCACACACGAAGCGTTCCATCATCGCCGGCAGTCGCGAGTGCGTCAGAGCTTGCTGGCCACCAGACGGCGGTGACCTGTCCGGAGTGGCCGCGGAGCGTGTCGAAGATCTTGCCGGTTTCTGCTTCCCAGACCTGCACGCCGCCGAAGCGATCGCTGCTCGCGAGGAGCAGCCCATCTGGGCTGTATGCGAGTGAGAGAATCCAGTCGGTGTGCTTCTTGAGAGTCGTGAGCAGTTCGCCGTTCGAAGTGCGGTAAATCTTGACGGTCCGGCCAGGTCCGCCCATCGCGACGAGCGAGCCGTCCGGTGAGAGATCGGCAGCGAGCACAATGTCGGTCTCGTCGCCGATTGCGAACAGCCGCTTGCGCGTTGCCACATCGAAAGCGACGACCCGGCCGGACTCAGCGCCGACACCGCCGCCGGCGAGCAGAACGTCGCCGCCGCGGACGAACTTCAGGACGAAGGCTTTGCCCTCGGGAAATGGCAATGCGCCGATCGCGGGGCGGGAGAGATCGTCGTAGAGGAGGACCTGATTGAGTCCAGCGACCGCGGTCAGGTCTGATTTCGGATGCACCGCCAGCGCCGTGACGGCGGCGTTCTGCTGCCAGGGCTTCACTGGTTCCAGACCGCCCTTGGCCACAGTCACCTCAGCCGAATTCGCCGGAGTTGCCTTGGCCAGCACAACTTGTGGTTTAGCCGCCGGCTTCAGCTCGGTCTCGGAGATGCCGCGGGCGATCCAGTCGCGAATGAGATCGAGTTCGCGCTGCGGGATTCGCGGCGCGCCGGGCGGCATCTTGGGATCCTCGCGATGAGCGGCGAGGGTGTAGACGAGGCTGTCATCGGGCTTCCCGGGAACGATTACCGGTCCGGAGGACGACCCGGCCTTGACCCCTTCCAATGACGTGAGATCGAGGTCGCCGCGAGTTCGCTCTTCGTCGTGGCACGAGGCGCACCTTTTCCTGAACACCGCTCGTACTTCGTCGAACGAAACGGTTCGTGGCGCGTCGGCCGCCAGGGTCGCCTGGGCTGCAACAGCACAGGTGGATGCGACAGCGAAAGCGAAGAGGTGTCGACGAATCATGTTGGAAAGCCGCAAGAGGAAAGTCGGGAACCGGCGCTGCGCGATTCAGTGGTTGAACACGAACTCGTTCGAGTTCAGGAGTGCCCAGAAGAGATCGGTGAGCGCCGTGATCGCGTCTTCCGATGAAGCGAGCTTCGCCTGGATGGCGGACTGCTCTTCGGGACGCGGCGCGCGTCCCAGGCATCGTTCGTAGAGGGCGGTGACGATCGCGACTGAGTCGGGGTTCGTGGTGATCAGCCGTTCTATGACCTTGCCCTGCGCAATCTTTCCCGAGGTGGCCTCGCCGTTGATCAAGTGCAGCGCCTGCGACAGCGTCGGAGAAGTTTTCTGAACCTCGCAGGTGCAGGCCGTGGCGCGGTCCGACCTGCCAAAGGTGGTTAGGAAGTAGTTGGGGACCTGGCCATCGGCGACTTCAATCGCGCGGCCGCCAGCAGGGAGGCCAGGCAGCCGCTCAGTCGTCGCGGTGACCTGGTTCAGGCAGTCGAGCAAGACCTCTGCTCGGAGGCGCCGGATGCGGGCGTGCGAGAAGTTTCGCATGTCCCAGGCGTTCGACGCGTTACGCGTGCTCGCGAGCTGGTAAGTTCGTGAGTTGCAGATCTCGCGAACGAGGGGGCGGATGTTGAAGCGATCTCCAGCGAGTTTCCGACCGATGTGGTCGAGCAGGGCCGGATTCGATGGTGGATTGCTGACACGGAAGTCGTCGACGGGCTCGACGACTCCAACGCCGAGGAAGTGCGCCCAGACGACATTGGCCACGTTCCGGGAGAACGATGGATTCTCCGGCGAGGCGAGCCACTCGGCGAGGACCTTGCGGTAATCCTCGCCCGGCTTGACGGCCGGCGGTTCTCCGCCGAGGTGACGAAGCACAACGTCACGACCATCGACGGGATGCTTGAGGCTGCCCATTCCGGCGTTGAAGACCGTGATCTCGCGGGGATCCTGGGCCTGCTTATATCCAACCTGCGCGAAGAATTCGGCAAAGCCGTAGTAGTCGTCCATCGTCCAGCGGTCGAACGGATGGTTGTGACACTGCGCACATTGGATGCGAGTTCCGAGGAACGCCTGCGCGGCATTCTCCGCGAGGAGTTGCGGAGTGGTCTCGGTCTGGAAATAGCTCGAAGCCGGGTTCTCGAATGTGCCGCCGGTTGCGGAAAGCGCTTCGGCGACGATCTTGTCGATCGTCTCGCCGGCGTGCACGCGCTCGCGAAGCCACTGGTCATAGAGGTGCAGGCCCTTGCGACTGATGCCGTTCGATGTGCGGATCTGCAGGAGCTCAGCCCATCGCATGATCCACATGTCCTGAAAGTCACGAGTCTCGATGAGCTCATCGACCAGGTGGCTGCGCTTGTCGGACGATGTGTCGGCGAGAAACGTCGCCCACTTTTCGGGCGTCGGCAGAAGGCCCGTGAGATCGAGAGTTGCACGGCGCAGAAAGACTTCGTCAGAGCAGAGGTCTGAAGGAACGATGTGCATGTCGTTCCAGCGGGCGAAGACGTGCCGGTCGATCTCGTTCTGGGGTTTGAGGTCAAAGCCGGGGTACTCCGTGCCGGGGCGTGTCGTGAGCGCCGCACCTTCGGTGAACTGATCGAAGCGTGCGAGAATGAAGGCGTTGCCGGGCCCGGTCGACGTCGCAATGCCTTGTTCGGAGACAGTGGCCGCTGCGTCGTTGTTGCTGAGGAATACGGCGAGGTCAGTGACGTCGCGCTGCGTGCCGTCGCTGTACATTGCGATGACGACGAGCCCTTGCTTCTCGCCGGCCTTGGCGAAAACGGCCTGACGCGGAAACACAGTGATTCCGGTTGGCACTGGTGTCTCCCGGTTGTCGTTCGGGGCCCCGTTCTTCAGCCACGCCAGAAGCTGTTCATGCTCGAAGCTGCCTTCGACGATGCATTGGCCGCCCGTATGATCGACGGCGCCAGTCGCTTTCGCGACGAGCAGGCAGTTCTCGGGCGACGCCAGGTCGATGCGGCGACCGGAGAATTCGCGAGTCAGTCGATAGTGATCCCCCTGCGGGTCAAAGCCGTAAAGGCTCAGGCGGAAACCATCCTTCCCGGAGCCGGCGCCGTGGCAACGCCCGGCGTTGCAGCCAGTCTTCGTGAGAATCGGAAGAATATCGTTCCGGAAGCTGAGCGGCGTGACGTCGGACGCGGCTTCTACGTCGATGGTCGCGCGGACGGTGCGGCCTTCGTGAGTGACCGCGAGCTCCGTCGTACCGTCCGCAGCGGGAGTGACGACCGTTCCGACAAGAGTCGCAATGGATGTATTCTTGACTGAGAACTTTGCGGCCGAGGTGACGTCGCGCGTGCTGCCGTCGCTGAGGCGGGCCTGGACGACGAATCGTTTCTCGTCGCGAGCGCCCTGCAAGCGGATCTGCTCAGGCATCACCCTGAGCTCGGTGATCTCAACAGGGGCCGCGGCGTCTGCGTTGCCTTGGAGCAACACTGTCAGCCCGAGCGCCGCCACACACAACTTCCACGTCGACATGGAGAGTTCCTTCATTCGGAGAGTTCGCATGACGGGCTTACTTGCCTTCTGATTTCGGTCCGGCCGTTGCGCGCTGCAGGACTTCGAGCCGTGAGAGAGCCCGCCCTGATTCATCGCGGAAAAGCCCGCCACGCGGCTCGACCCGGAGCGTTCCGCTGCGTCCGACGCAGTACGAAACCGACTCGCCATTGAGCGTTCCCGTGAGGCGGACGACGAGGTCCGGGAAAACGCCGACCGGGGCGTCCGGCGCGAGGTGGAGCTCAAATTGAACACGGCCTTCGCCGCGCGCGATGGCGACAGGCGATGCCGTGACGCGATTCGGAAGCCCTTCGAGTTCGGCCGTCATCGTCTCGGGGAGCTGGCCATGGGCCTCGATGGAACACGACACCGAAACGGCAGCCCCCTGTTCGGTAACGACCTCCTCGAGTTTTCCAGCCACGGGGCTGGATCCAACGGTGAGCTTGACCAGTTCGGAGGCGACGGCCACTTCTGGCGGCGGGGCCACCGGCAACGGATCGTTGGCTCCCGGCAAAGCCGACTCGGCTCGTCGACCACTTCGGCCGCCGGCCATCGCCTCGGCGCAGATCGTCCATTCACGAACGGCCGCCTTGGGATGAGCCCGCAGCCGATAGACGGCCATCGTCTCGCCTGGTTTGATCACAACTTCCGACGGGCCATCCACCCACGGAGGCAGGAACGGGATCACGACCTCGACGCTGCCGGTAAAACCCGGTTCGCGAGTCAGCTTCAACTGCAGATCCAGCGTTCCATCCTTCGCAACCGGCGCCTCGGGTTGGAGGAGATCAACGTGGAACGGAACCGGCTCGATGACCACCACCGCCAGGCGATCGACAACAGCCGACTGAAACAGGGCATCCGCGGATCCGGCAATGAGGTCAACCACTTGTTGGAACTTGCCCTGCACGGAACGATCGCCGTCGTTTCCAGACGCCAGGACGTCAATCAGCATCGCGTTCAGGGGAGCATCCTTCGAGGCCTCCACAATCGTGGGCGTCCAGTATCGATCGGCATCGATGCGGGCTTCAGAGAACAGGACTCCTTGCGGACCTCCGCTCGTCGAGAGCTGAACGTCCCCTTTGAAGTGCCGCCGTTGAACGGCGAACGTCGTCATGATCCGATTGCCGCGCGGGACGGCGACCGTCTGGCGTTCCTGCGAAAGCCGCTCGGGCCGGGAGACGAAGGCCGTCAGCTGCGGCTGCAGTCGCGTCGCTTCAACCCGGTAGATGAAATCCGGACGCCCCGCCCTTCGCTTGTCGCGGATCTCGAGCGAGTACTTTCCCGGGGCCGGTGGAACGAAGACGAGGCGGCTGTCGTGTGAGCCGTCGTCGTCGTTCGAGATGAGTGTCTCGCCTTCGCCGTCGAGAATCGCGATGACCGTATCGATCGGGGATCCGATCCGGTAAGCGAACGATTCGAACTGAATGGGCTCGCGATTCGAAACGTTGAACTCGAACGTGTCGGCTTCGCCCATGGTCGAAAGCACACCGTTGAACGCGGCCGGCAACTGCGCGGGCGACGGACCGCGAATCTCTTCAAGGACGTTTGGAAATGGCGAGACCCGGAACGGACTCGCCGACGGTGCCTCGCGCCCGTCGCGCGAGGCAATCAGGCCGAAGCCTGGGGCGGGAGACTCGGGCAGCGCGAACGACTGTTCGAAGTCGCCGGCCGCGTCTCCGCGGAACTGCACTTTCACCGTCATACCCGCCTGGCCGCCGGCGGGATAGACGGCGGCGGGCCGCGGGAAATCGCCGAGCGAAAGCAGGTAGCGGCTGTTGTCGTCGCCGTCACGGTTCGTTCCCTGGACTTCGACGACGTACCGGCCGTCCTGCGGTGCGATCAGCGTAATGAACGGGTCCTGATAGAAGAGCGGCGTGTCGTCCACCGAGCCGATGAGTGCTCCGTCCGGGCTGAACACACGGATCGAGGTGTCGAGCAGGACGCTGCCAGACCGAACGCTGGCAACCTCGGCCGCCAGACGCTCGCCCTTCTTCAACGTGATCGCGTAGCAGTCGACATCTCCATTTTCGAGAACTCCTGCCCACGTCAGGTTGCGACTCTTCTCATTGGCCTTTGAAACCTCGTCGTTAGGTTCCGACTCCGGCTCAACCGGCTGATTCGTCAGCAGCACGGTGTGGAGTTCAGAGAGTCCCTGGGGATTCCGAAGCCGGAACGCATACGGCCCGATCGCGGCGTCCTCTCTCGATTTCAGGCGGATCTCCAGTTCGTTGTCGCCTGTGGGTTTCAGGGCGAGGCATTCAACTCCCGGGGAGTAGAACAGAATCTCCGAGGCACGCTCGAAGCCGGCGCCGACAACATTGAGCGTGAACTCCGTCCCGCGCTTCCCGCCAGCGGGAAAGAACCGCTCAATCGACGGAGCTCCGCCGAGAACTGCACGCGGTCCTCCGAAGAGGATCGCGGCAATGAAGAACAACCTGTGTTTTCGCATCACGTAGTCCGGCACGAGTGGAATTCGAGTGGGCCGAGCAACCAGCAGAAAACTCGCTGGACCGGCGAGGCCGGCCCAGCGTCGTGGAAGTGTCACGCCAGGAGGTCGCTCATGACCTTGCCATTCATGACAATCTGTTGCGGTCGATCACCTGGCGACATCAGGTGCTTCTTCGCATCGATGCCGAGGAGGTGGTAGACGCTCGTCATGTAATCCTCGACGGACAGCGGACTATCCGCGACTTCCGCCGCAAGGCCGTCGGAGGCGCCGAAAACCTGGCCACGTTTGATGCCGCCGCCGGCCGCAACAATGCTGAACACACGCGGCCAGTGGTCACGCCCGCCGCCCGCATTCACCTTCGGTGTGCGCCCAAACTCGCTGGTGACCAGAACGAGCGTCGAATCGAGCAAGCCGCGCTGATCGAGATCGGTGATCAGGCCTGCGAATGCCTTGTCGAGATCGGGCATCTGGGTTTCGATGCCGCGGTAGTGATAGGAGTGCGTGTCCCAGGCGCCGAAGGTGACGGTCACGCATCGGACGCCAGCTTCGACAAGCCGCCGGGCGATCAGGAACCTTGGGCCGGCGGATGGACGAAGGATCAGGCCCCAGGGTTCGAAGCCATACAGCTTCTTCGTCTCCGGTGTCTCTCCCTTAAAGCTGAAGGCGTCGCGCGCTTCATCCGATCCAAGCAGGTCATACGCGCGCTGATAGAACGAATCCATCGTCGCGATCGCGTCGTCCTTCTCGGTCTGATGGAAGTGATTGTCGACGAGATCCTTCCAGCTCTTCCGGCTTTCGAATCGGGCCTCATCAACGCCCTTGGGCAGCTTGAGGTCGCGAACGGTAAAGTTGCCTCGCGCGGGATCGTTGCCGAGCGCGAACGGACCGAAGGCGTTGCTGAGGTAGCCGCTGCCGAGGAACTGGCTTCCCTGAGTCGGAATGCAAACGTATGGCGGAGCCGCTCCTCGCGGACCAAGTTCCTGGGCGACGACGCTGCCGGTGCTCGGATAGGTCAGAGCCGGGCTTGGCCGGTAGCCGGTAAACATGCTGTGTTCGCCGCGGCCATGATCAACCTCCGTGTGAGTCATGCTACGGACGACCGTCAGCTTATCGGCGACCTTCGCCGTCTCGACCATGTGAGAGCTGAACTGAACGCCCGGGATCGACGTACTGATCGGATCCAGGATGCCGCGATATTCAACAGGTGCATCAGGCTTCGGATCGAAGCTGTCCATATGGGCGAATCCGCCCTGCAGGTAAATGTGAATGACCGATTTTGCCTTCGGTGCCGGCGCATCTTCAGTGGCGGCGCGAGCCTGCAGTTGGAACATGTTGCCGAGTGATAGCCCCAGCCCACCGAGCCATCCGGCGTAGAGGAAATCGCGCCGCGAGGGGCGTCGAGAATGCGAGGGATCAGCCAGCCACGTTCCGGGTTGGGGAGCGGACATCAATGCACCTCCTGAAGAGACTTCGCGACACTAGGCCGCTGACATGAAGATCTGAGGACGAACACTCGAAGATTCGGCGAGCGCTAGCGGGGCGCAACAAACTCGATGACCAGCTTCGGCCGTTGCGAGACATTCATGAATTCGCTGGCATAGAAATCCCAGCCATTGCCGCCCGTGTTCATGAAAACCCAGCCGTGGTTGTCTTCGCCGTTCACCCACGCCTGAACAGTGTCGGTCACATCGAAGACAATCTCGGATGAGTTTGCTGCGATCTTGCCGAACGTGAAGCTGTCCTTATGGCGAGACGCTTCGAGCCCGTCGGCCGAAATCCCCGAGACCACACTGCTCCAGGTCGCCGACTCATCGAAAGGCACGAGCAGGCGATGGAGATTGACCGTGGTCCCCTGGTCGAATGCGCTGACCAGGAGTCGGGCCGACTTGACCTGGGCATTCTTTGGGATCTTTTTTTCGCCAGCGCCAATGACCTCGTCAAACCGCATCAGCACCTGGCTTTCGCCGCCGTCGTTGTTGGCATCAGACGACGCGTTGGGATTGCTCTCCAGCAGCGTCTTCGTCGCCAGAGCCCAGATTTCGGTATCGACGGTCCCCTTGTAGCCATCGACTCCCTGCTGGAAGGAGACGGTTCTCGTCATTGGGGACTGTGGGGGAGCGTCCGGCTTCGGGACATCCGCAGACCAGGCATTCGTCAGGAAAACGAGGCCGCACGTCAACACAGCGAGGCTTCTCAGCATTTCTGCGTTCCTTGATCGGTGGAGTAGGTCCCCACGGCGTGAGACGGCCGCGGGTCCTTGACCGTGCCCTTCGACCTCAGCGGACTGCCTGCTCTTTGCTTCCTGTGGCCCGCAGGCGTTCGGGCACTTCCGGAATCTGCTCGATCAGCTTGTTGATGGAGCCGTTCTGCTTCTGGAGCGTGAAGGCGTCGTACACATCGCCCACAGCGGTACGGGCTTCGTACTTCAGCGTCTCGCCGTCGATGTGGATGATCTGATAGAGCTGGGTATCCTGGGCCTGCCGCTTCATGAATTCATGCCGCTGCAGGTCGTACTGCTTGGGGCCGCTGACCGACACGACGTAGACAGTTCCAGTCTTCTCATCTCGGGCGTTGAGGCCTGTAGGAACGTTCCCGATCGTCTGGGCCGGAACCTTCGGCGTTTCGAGTCCGGTACGACCATAGGTGTGGTCATGCCCCTGAAGGACGATGTCGACCTTGTGCCTGTCGAGAATCGGCTTC contains:
- a CDS encoding DUF1501 domain-containing protein, yielding MSAPQPGTWLADPSHSRRPSRRDFLYAGWLGGLGLSLGNMFQLQARAATEDAPAPKAKSVIHIYLQGGFAHMDSFDPKPDAPVEYRGILDPISTSIPGVQFSSHMVETAKVADKLTVVRSMTHTEVDHGRGEHSMFTGYRPSPALTYPSTGSVVAQELGPRGAAPPYVCIPTQGSQFLGSGYLSNAFGPFALGNDPARGNFTVRDLKLPKGVDEARFESRKSWKDLVDNHFHQTEKDDAIATMDSFYQRAYDLLGSDEARDAFSFKGETPETKKLYGFEPWGLILRPSAGPRFLIARRLVEAGVRCVTVTFGAWDTHSYHYRGIETQMPDLDKAFAGLITDLDQRGLLDSTLVLVTSEFGRTPKVNAGGGRDHWPRVFSIVAAGGGIKRGQVFGASDGLAAEVADSPLSVEDYMTSVYHLLGIDAKKHLMSPGDRPQQIVMNGKVMSDLLA
- a CDS encoding DNRLRE domain-containing protein, which produces MTRTVSFQQGVDGYKGTVDTEIWALATKTLLESNPNASSDANNDGGESQVLMRFDEVIGAGEKKIPKNAQVKSARLLVSAFDQGTTVNLHRLLVPFDESATWSSVVSGISADGLEASRHKDSFTFGKIAANSSEIVFDVTDTVQAWVNGEDNHGWVFMNTGGNGWDFYASEFMNVSQRPKLVIEFVAPR